A stretch of DNA from Pseudomonas sp. HN11:
GTCACGCACCAACGCCATGCATGGCGTGACGTTGGCCTTGGGCGAATGACCGCGGCTGAGGCGGCGCATCTGATAGCGCACCACCGCGAGGATGGCCAGAGACGCCAGAGGCTTGCGCTTCCAGTCGATGGGTTTGAGTTGCGGGTTGGGGTCGCGGCCTTCGCGCCAGTGTTGGATCAATTGCGGCTCCAGCGTCAGGGCGGTGGCGATCCCGGCCATGGCGACGCCACTGTCCAGCACCTGTTGCACGATAGGCAGGCGACGAATACCGCCGGTGACCATCACCGGCATTTTGGCGATGGTCGCCAGTTGACTGGCGAACTCCAGGAAGTACGCCTCACGCGCCAGGGTGCGGCCGTCACGCGCTTCGCCTTGCATGGCCGGTGCTTCGTAACTGCCGCCGGATAACTCCAGCAGGTCGATGGACAGTGGGTTGAGCATTTCGACCACGGCGCGTGCGTCGGCCTCTGCAAAGCCGCCACGCTGGAAGTCGGCGGAGTTGAGTTTGACCGCAACGCAAAACGACGGGCTGACATTGGCGCGCACCGCACGGATCACTTCCAGCAACAGGCGCGCGCGGTTCTCCAGCGAGCCGCCCCAGCGGTCGGTACGTTGGTTGCTCAGCGGCGACAGGAACTGACTGAGCAAGTAGCCGTGGGCGCCATGGATCTGCACGCCGGTAAACCCGGCTTTCTCGGCCAGGCGTGCGCTGGTGGCGAAGCGCTGGATCACGTCCTGGATATCGTCCTCGGTCATGGCCTTGGGGGTGGCAAACATCTTCGAGAAACCGCCCAGGTCGAGCGCGACGGCGGACGGTGCAAGCGCTTGCTGACGCAGGTTTGCCGGCGTTTGGCGCCCTGGGTGGCTGAGTTGTACCCAAAAGTGCACGCCGTTGCTGCGGGCGACGTCGGCCCACTCGCGAAAGCTCGCCAGCTGCTGCTCGTCTTCAAGGGCCACGCCACCGGGGCCGGTCATGGCGCGGCGGTCGATCATCACGTTGCCGGTGATCAACACGCCTGGCTTACCGTCGGCCCAGGTTTTGTACAGTTGCTTCAATGCGCGAGAGGGTGCTTGCCGAGCATCTGCCATATTCTCTTCCATCGCCGCCTTGGCGATACGGTTTGAGAGGACTTGGCCATTGGGCAGTTGCAGGGCTTCAAAGGGTGACATGGGTTGACTCCTGAGCGGGGGAGGCCTCAGGCTAAGCTTAAAGTTAACTTTAATGTCAAGCAGGTGCTGTGATGAACATTGGTGAGCTGGCAAAACAGAGTGGGCTGGCGGCGTCGCGGATCCGCTTTTATGAAGCCCAAGGGCTGATCAGTCAGGTGGGGCGCCAGTCCAACGGTTACCGGCATTATGCCCCGCAAGCCTTGCAGACGCTGCAACTGATCCAGAGCGCGCAACAGGCAGGCTTTACCTTGCAGGAGCTCAAGGCGCTGATGCCGGCGCCGGGAGAACACAAGCGCGAAGAGTTGATCGAGGCGCTGGAGCGTAAGGTTGCGCAGATCGAAGAGATGCAGGCGCAACTGTCCCACAGCAAGGCGCAATTACTGGGGGTGATCGAAGCGGTACGGGCGCAGCCGGAAGGTGTGCCGTGTCAGATGACAGTTGCGAGCCTTAAGCTGCAAGCCACAAGTTAAACGCGTGAACTTGCAGCTTAAGACTCCTAGCTCGTCACTCAGCGACGACGGAACAACGGCAGTGGTTCATCCGTTGCCGCCTGGTACGTCACCGAGAAATCCTTGAGGCTTTCCAGTGCTTCGTACGGGTCTTTGTCGGCGCGCAGGGCGAACGCATCGAACCCGCAACGGCGCAGGTAGAACAACTGGTCGCGCAATACGTCGCCAATCGCGCGCAGCTCACCTTTGTAGCCGTAACGGTCACGCAGCAAGCGCGCGTTAGAGTAGTTGCGGCCGTCGGTGAACGCCGGGAAGTTCAGCGCGATGACCTGAAAATGTTCCACGTCGTCACCGATCTCTTCGGCTTCTTCATCGGCGTCCAGCCACACGCCCAGGCCGCCGTCGCGGGCCTTGAGAGCATGGCCGTGTTCGCGCCACAGCGCCAATGGCACGATCAGGTCGTCGCAGTTGGAAATGCCGTCAAAGCTCGCGTCCTTGGGCAGCAGGTGCCAGGTTTCGTCGACGACTTCGTTGTTCTTAATGATTCGCTGCATAGACGCGCTCCTTGAACAGGTCAATGCCGATGCGCTGGTAGGTGTCGATGAAACGTTCATCTTCGGTGCGCTGTTCGATGTACACGTCGATCAGCTTGCCGATCACCTCGGGCATGGCTTCCTGGGCGAAGGATGGGCCGAGGATCTTGCCCAGGCTCGCATCGCGGCTGGCGCTGCCACCCAGGGACACTTGGTAGAATTCCTCGCCTTTCTTGTCCACGCCCAGGATGCCGATGTGGCCGACGTGGTGGTGACCACAGGCGTTCATGCAACCGGAGATGTTCAGGTCCAGCTCACCGATGTCGAACAGGTAGTCCAGGTCGTCGAAGCGGCGCTGGATCGATTCGGCGATCGGGATTGACTTGGCGTTGGCCAGGGAGCAGAAATCGCCGCCTGGGCAGCAGATGATGTCGGTCAGCAGGCCGATGTTCGGTGTGGCGAAACCGCCTTCGCGCAGCTCGCCCCACAGCGTGAACAGTTGGCTCTGCTCAACGTCCGCGAGGATGAT
This window harbors:
- a CDS encoding NADH:flavin oxidoreductase/NADH oxidase family protein; translation: MSPFEALQLPNGQVLSNRIAKAAMEENMADARQAPSRALKQLYKTWADGKPGVLITGNVMIDRRAMTGPGGVALEDEQQLASFREWADVARSNGVHFWVQLSHPGRQTPANLRQQALAPSAVALDLGGFSKMFATPKAMTEDDIQDVIQRFATSARLAEKAGFTGVQIHGAHGYLLSQFLSPLSNQRTDRWGGSLENRARLLLEVIRAVRANVSPSFCVAVKLNSADFQRGGFAEADARAVVEMLNPLSIDLLELSGGSYEAPAMQGEARDGRTLAREAYFLEFASQLATIAKMPVMVTGGIRRLPIVQQVLDSGVAMAGIATALTLEPQLIQHWREGRDPNPQLKPIDWKRKPLASLAILAVVRYQMRRLSRGHSPKANVTPCMALVRDQWFLARRTRQYRAAMTQSSR
- a CDS encoding MerR family transcriptional regulator: MNIGELAKQSGLAASRIRFYEAQGLISQVGRQSNGYRHYAPQALQTLQLIQSAQQAGFTLQELKALMPAPGEHKREELIEALERKVAQIEEMQAQLSHSKAQLLGVIEAVRAQPEGVPCQMTVASLKLQATS
- a CDS encoding DUF934 domain-containing protein; translated protein: MQRIIKNNEVVDETWHLLPKDASFDGISNCDDLIVPLALWREHGHALKARDGGLGVWLDADEEAEEIGDDVEHFQVIALNFPAFTDGRNYSNARLLRDRYGYKGELRAIGDVLRDQLFYLRRCGFDAFALRADKDPYEALESLKDFSVTYQAATDEPLPLFRRR